Part of the Kitasatospora cineracea genome is shown below.
GTCGTCCCAGCTGAGGGTGACGCCCGCGCCGGCCCGGACGCCGCGCAGCCGGGTGCTGAGCGAGACCGCCTTGCCGTTCCAGCCCAGGGTGGCGGCCTGCAGCCCTTCGGGTGGGCGGCCCGGGCGGTGGAGGCGACGCCGGTGGGGCCGGTCCAGCCGTCGACGCCGTAGGTCCAGTCGCCGGACTGCACGGTCGGGGAGGAGAACGTCGCGTTCTCCACCGCCACCGGATCGGTGTTCGCCGCCCCGGCCGGCCAGGGGGCGGCGAGGACGAGGGCGGCGCCGAGCGGGAGGGCCAACAGGCGGGTGGGCGGCACGGGTTGCTCCTGGGGGTCGGTGAACAGGGCGTCGGCCGCCCGGTGTTGCGGGTGCCGGGCGGCCGATCGGCTGACAGGGAACGGGAGTCGGGGGATCAGGGGGTGAGCGGGACGGTGCGGGTGGCCAGGCCGGCCGGCGGGGCGTCCAGCGGGGTCAGGCGCTTGTCCGGGCCGGCCGTGTTGTCGGGGGTGTCGGCCGTCGGGCGGTCGGCGCCGCAGCGCTTCAGCTCGACCTCGGTGAGCGGGCCGGTGCGCTGGTAGTAGCGGTCCGGCAGCGAGGTCGCCGGGACGTCGAAGGCGGCGTCCAGCCGGTAGTTGTTGCGGGAGTTGGTGAACGAGCCGGCCACCCGCTCGCGGGCCGGCTGCACCTCGATCCAGCTCACTCGCCGGGCTGGATCACCGGGTTCATCGGCTTGCTGGTGGTCCGCGACCAGGTCAGCGGGTTGCTGGTGGACACCGCCGCGGTGTTCCCGCCCGCCACGCTGAAGCCCGCCTCGACCTGGCCCGCCACGTTGGGGCGGCTCTTGGCCAGCTCGGAGCGGCTGGGCAGCAGCGGGGCGCCCTTCAGCGCGTAGTACTGGGTGAGGCTGTCGTACGGCGGCTCGGTGACCTCGAGCTTCCGGTCGTCGGTGATCGCGTTGCGGGTGCAGTTCAGGTACACCTCCGCCGACGATCCGGGTCTGCCCGTAGTACTGGTACGAGTAGCCCTTGTCGACCGTGAAGGTGCAGGTGGTCGGCGAGCCCTCGCAGTCGTCCACCGCCACGCCCGGCTCCAGCGGGTCGTTGCCCGGTACGCCTTCGGGGGCGGCAGCTGCTCCTTGCGGACCTTCTTGTCGACGGGCGCGGAGCGTCCTGCCTGGCGGCCACGTTGGTGATCAGCGGGCCGCAGGACATCGCCCCGGCGGGCTCCGCCGACTCGAAGGACACCATCGGGTTGTCCTCGGTCGCGGTGAACGAGAAGGCGCGCCCGCCGTCCAGTTGGCGGTCCCGACGCTGTCGCTGCCCTTGGTGGTGACCTGCGGGTCGGGCGCGGGCCCGTCGGTGATCAGCGCGACGTTGTACGTCTGGCCGTCCTTGACCTGCTCCGGTTTGCAGCCCCGGTACGTGCTGGGGCTGTCGTCCCAGGTGAGGGTGACGGTGGAGCCCTTCCGGACGCCCCACAGCCGGGTGCGCATGGTCAGCGGCGCGCCGTTCCAGTTCAGCGAGGCCGCCTGGTAGCCCTGCGGGTGCTGGGCCAGGCCCTTGCCGAACACCGCGCCGGTGCCGTCCGGCGACCAGCCGGCGTGCCCGGCCTGGGTGCCGTTGTCGGGCGCGACCGGATCGGCGAAGGTGCCGTTCGGGACGGTGGCCTCGACGGTGTCGGCGGCGTGCGCGGCGGGCGCCGGGGCGGTCAGGGCGAGAGCGGCGGCGAGCAGCACCGAACCGGTGGCGCAAAGCAGTTGACGGCGCATCAGCACGGACCCCATTGGCTCGGCGGGACGACCACGGACGAGGGCGGGAGGCCGTCGGTGAGGGCGTTGGACAGCGGGCACAGGCCCTGGGCGGCGGCGTCCGGGCTCTGGTCGCGCGGGACGGCGCCGAAGTCCTGGACGGCGGAGGTCTGTTGGGCGATGCCGTCGTTGGTCTGCTGGCCGTCCCCGGCGACGCCGCTCAGGCAGTCGCGGCTGGTGGCCGGGCACTTGGCGATCTCGTCCTTGGCGCCGCCGACGTCCTTGCACTGGGAGCCGTCCGCCGCGTCGCCCGCGCACGGGTCGGTGGCGGCCTTCGGCGGGGCCGTCGGGGCGGTCTGCTTGGCGGACACGTTGGTGATCGACGGCTGGCAGCTCGGGGTGGCGTTGGAGGCGCCGAAGGAGAAGGCGACCTTCGGCGAGTCCTCGGCCGCGGTGAAGGAGTAGGACCGGCCGACGAACCAGTTCGCCCGGCCGGTGGGCTCGTTGGTGGCGAACACGCCCGGCTGGTTGGCGTCGCCCGCGACCGAGACCGTGTAGCTGCGCCGGGCGACGCCCTTGCCCACGCAGGTGTCGGGGTTGTCGTCCCAGGTGAGGGTGACCGTGGCGCCCGCGCGGACGGCGCGCAGCCGGGTGCTGAGCGGCTCGGCCGAGTCGGGGGCGGCGAGGAAGGCGGCCTGGTAGCCCTGCGGGTGGTTGGCCCGGGCGGCGGAGAGCAGGCCGGGGCCGTCCCAGCCGTCGACGGTGAGGTACGCCCAGTCCTTGCCGGACGGGACCTGCGGGGAGACGAAGGTGCCGTTGACCACGACGGCCGGCTCGGTGTCCTCCGCGCCCGCCGGAGCCGGGACGGCCAGCGCGGCGGCGCTACTGAGGGTGATGGCCAGGAGTCTGGCCGGTGAGGTCCGGAGCAACGGGTTCCTCCCTGAACTCGGCCACGGGGCCGATCGGTTGATGTCTGATCAGGACGGCTGACGATCAAGATCCCTGGCCATGCTGGGCGGGTCGACTACGCACCGCAACCGAGAGCGGACCGAACGGGGGGTGTGCGAAGGACTGGCTGGGCCGTTGGCATGGAAAGCGGTTCCGGGCCGCACGAAGCCGGTGACGGTGGGTTAGGTATCCCGGCGATCGGATCATCAGTTCGACTCCGAGCCCGACTCCGGCTTCGACCTCGACCTCGACTTCGACTTCGACCGGGGTCGGGCTGCCACCGTGCACCCCTCGCGCCGTGCCGCGCCGTGCCGCGCCGTGCCGTGCCGCGCCCCGACCGTGACCACGAGGCCCCGATGACACCCCACACCCGAAACGCCGCCCTGCTCGCGGCCGCCGCCCCCTGCCTGCTCGCCGCCCTGCTGGCCGCACTACCGGCCGCCGCGTCGGACGCCGCGCGGGATGCCGCGCTGAACGGCCGTCCAGCGGCGAGCGGCGGCACGTACGGCAGCACGTACGGCGATGCGCACGGCGGATCGCACGCCGCGCACCGGCCGGTCGACAAGACCTACCCCGTCCAGCCCCCGCCCGGACGGCTCGCCCAGGGCGAGCCCGTCCAGCGCGCCCTTCCCGGCGCGTCCGCCCCCTGGCGCCGTTGACGTCCCGTCAGGCCGCGTCCCGCCCGTCCTGCCCGTCCCGCCCGCCCTGTCCGTCCCGCCCGCCCTGTCCGTCCCGCCCGTCCCGCCCGTCCACGTCCACGGAGGAACCACCGATGCACCGCAAGCTGCGCCAGCTGCCCGCCGTCACCCTGCCCGCGATGGTGGCGGGTCTGACCCTGGTGTGCACCACCGCCCTGCCGGCCGGCACCGCGTCCGCCTACGACCTGCGGCTGCGCGCCTGGGGCAACAACGCCAGCGGGCAGCTCGGCGACGGCACCGCCAAGACCCAGCGGCTCACCCCCGTCTCGGTGGTCGGCATGGCCGGGGCCGAGCTCAACGGCATCGCCGCCGGCGGTACCACCAGCGGGACCGCCGTCACCGGCTTCGCGCTCGCGCTGCTCGGCAACGGCACCGTCGAAGCCTGGGGCAAGAACGACAAGGGCCAGCTCGGCAACGGCGTCACCAACGCCACCGAGGACGCGGCGGTGCCCGGCCTGGTCGCCGGACTGACCGGCGTCGAAGCCGTCGCGGCCGGCGGCTCGCACGCCCTCGCCCTGCTCAAGGACGGCACCGTCAAGGCGTGGGGCGCCAACGACAAGGGCCAGCTCGGCGACGGCACCGCCACCAACACCAACCTGCCCGTCACCGTCGCCGGGCTCTCCGACGTCAAGGCCGTCGCCGCCGGGGACGCCTTCAGCATGGCGCTGCTCAAGGACGGCACCGTCAAGACCTGGGGCAACAACGACAAGGGCCAACTCGGCGTCACCCCGGTGCCCGTCAGCTCCACCGCGTCCGTCCCCGCACCCACCCCCGCCACCCGCAACACCGCGATGACCATCCCCGGCCTGACCACCGTCAAGGGCATCGCCGCCGGCGCCAACCACGCCCTCGCGCTGCTCGCCGACGGCCACGTCTACGCCTGGGGCCTCAACGACAAGGGCCAGCTCGGCGACGACAGCACCGCCAACAAGCCCTACCCCGTGCCCGTCCAGGAACTGACCGACGTCGTCGCGCTGGCCGGCGGCGCCACCCACAGCCTCGCCCTGCTCCAGGACCACACGCTGCGCGCCTGGGGCGCCAACGACAAGGGGCAGATCGGCGACGGCACCACCACCCAGCGCAACACCAGCGTGCCCGTCCCCGGCGTGTCCGGCGTCGAGGCGATCGCCGCCGGCTCCGCGCACAACCTGGCCGTGCTCGCCGACGGCACCGTGCAGGCCTGGGGCCTCAACGACAAGGGCCAGCTCGGCGACGGCACCACCACCCAGCGCAACACCCCGGTCCAGGTGCTCGCCAAGTCCGGCAGCGTCTCCCTGATCTCCGCGCCGAGCAACGGCAACTTCAGCCTCGCGCGCTGACCCCCACCACCTTTCGAGGAAAGGCACTTCATGACGTCCACGCAGACTGCCACCGCCGGCCGCTCCCGCCTGCGGCCCGTGCTCGCCGCCGGGCTGGCCGCGTTCACCGCCTTCAGCCTGGCCGCCGTGCCCGCCGGGACCGCGCACGCGCAGGAGAAGCGGCTCAAGGCCTGGGGCAACAACCGCTCCGGGCAGCTCGGTGACGGCACCTGGACCGACTTCCGCACCACCGCCACCACCGTGCTCGGCCTGACCAGCGCCGAGGTCGTCAAGATCGCCGCCGGTGGCGGCGGCTCCGCGACCGGGCACGGGCTGGCGCTGCTCACCGACCGCACCGTGCAGTCCTGGGGCGCCAACGGCTCCGGGCAGCTCGGCGACGGCAGCGTGTTCAGCCACAACGCGCCCGGCCAGGTCGTCAACCTCTCCAACGCCCGGGACGTCGCCGCCGGCGGCTGGCACAGCCTCGCCCTGCTCGACGACCAGACCGTGGTCGCCTGGGGCCGCAACAACTACGGGCAGCTCGGCAACGGCACCAACAGCGACAGCAGCGTCCCGGTCCGGGTCGAGGGCCTCAACAAGGTGGTGGCGATCGCCGCCGGGCTCAACCACAGCCTCGCCCTGCGCGAGGACGGCACCGTCTGGGCCTGGGGCTACAACATCAACGGGCAGCTCGGCGACGGCACTTCGGCCAGCCGCAACGTGCCCGCCCCGGTCGGCGGACTCACCGGCGTCACCAAGATCGCCGCCGGCTGCAACCACAACCTGGCCCTGGTCGGGCCGCCCAGCGGCGGCACCAAGCCCACCAGCGGCAACGCCGTCAAGGCCTGGGGCTACAACGCGACCGGGCAGCTCGGCGACAACAGCACCATCAACCGGTACACGCCCGTCGACACCCAGGGCATCTGGCTCGGCGGCGTCTCGCAGATCGCCGCGGGCTGCAACCACAGCCTGGCCGTCACCGACAGCGACAACAAGCTCAAGGGCTGGGGCCAGAACACCTCCGGCCAGGTCGGCGACGGCACCACCGACTACCGGATCACCCCCGTCCCGGTGCCCGGCATCAAGGGCGTACAGCTGGTGGCCGGCGGCCGCGAGCACACCATCGTGCTGCTCGGCGACAACACCGTCCGCTCCTGGGGCGCCAACGGCTCCGGCCAGCTCGGCAACGGCACCACCACC
Proteins encoded:
- a CDS encoding RCC1 domain-containing protein, with translation MHRKLRQLPAVTLPAMVAGLTLVCTTALPAGTASAYDLRLRAWGNNASGQLGDGTAKTQRLTPVSVVGMAGAELNGIAAGGTTSGTAVTGFALALLGNGTVEAWGKNDKGQLGNGVTNATEDAAVPGLVAGLTGVEAVAAGGSHALALLKDGTVKAWGANDKGQLGDGTATNTNLPVTVAGLSDVKAVAAGDAFSMALLKDGTVKTWGNNDKGQLGVTPVPVSSTASVPAPTPATRNTAMTIPGLTTVKGIAAGANHALALLADGHVYAWGLNDKGQLGDDSTANKPYPVPVQELTDVVALAGGATHSLALLQDHTLRAWGANDKGQIGDGTTTQRNTSVPVPGVSGVEAIAAGSAHNLAVLADGTVQAWGLNDKGQLGDGTTTQRNTPVQVLAKSGSVSLISAPSNGNFSLAR
- a CDS encoding RCC1 domain-containing protein, with the translated sequence MTSTQTATAGRSRLRPVLAAGLAAFTAFSLAAVPAGTAHAQEKRLKAWGNNRSGQLGDGTWTDFRTTATTVLGLTSAEVVKIAAGGGGSATGHGLALLTDRTVQSWGANGSGQLGDGSVFSHNAPGQVVNLSNARDVAAGGWHSLALLDDQTVVAWGRNNYGQLGNGTNSDSSVPVRVEGLNKVVAIAAGLNHSLALREDGTVWAWGYNINGQLGDGTSASRNVPAPVGGLTGVTKIAAGCNHNLALVGPPSGGTKPTSGNAVKAWGYNATGQLGDNSTINRYTPVDTQGIWLGGVSQIAAGCNHSLAVTDSDNKLKGWGQNTSGQVGDGTTDYRITPVPVPGIKGVQLVAGGREHTIVLLGDNTVRSWGANGSGQLGNGTTTESSTPVTTLTALTGVDKIAAPVGGDFSLAN